One genomic region from Ammospiza nelsoni isolate bAmmNel1 chromosome 13, bAmmNel1.pri, whole genome shotgun sequence encodes:
- the PSME3IP1 gene encoding PSME3-interacting protein: protein MEGGDGTADLVINKRFVSEAELEERRKRRQEEWEKVRKPEDPKECPEEAYDPRSLYERLQEQREKKQQEFEEQFKFKNMVRGLDEDETHFLDEVSRQQELLEKQRREEELKELNEYRISLTKVGVSMDPKKETEKKLPMKSVENKNKFSQAKLLAGAVKHRSSDGGNSVKRLKLDTDHEEKNPEKPSCVSLGSSSVGGSTVHCPSAAVCIGILPGLGAYSGSSDSESSSDSEGTINSTGKIVSSVFRGNSFFDGP, encoded by the exons ATGGAAGGGGGAGATGGCACTGCTGACCTGGTGATTAACAAGAGGTTCGTGTCTGAAGCAGAGCTAGAGGAGCGGCGGAAGAGGAGGCAAGAGGAATGGGAAAAGGTCCGAAAACCTGAGGACCCAAAAG AATGCCCAGAGGAGGCATATGACCCACGGTCCTTGTATGAAAGGCTCCaggaacagagagaaaagaagcagcaggagtTTGAGGAGCAATTTAAATTCA AAAATATGGTAAGAGGCTTAGATGAAGATGAGACACATTTCCTTGATGAGGTTTCTCGGCAGCAAGAGCTACTAGAAAAGCAACGAAGGGAAGAAGAGCTGAAAGAATTAAATGAATACAGAATATC TCTCACTAAAGTGGGAGTCAGTATGGACCCAAAGAAGGAAACTGAGAAGAAATTGCCCATGAAGTCAGTGGAAAACAAGAACAAATTTTCTCAGGCAAAGCTGttggcaggagctgtgaaacACAGAAG TTCAGATGGTGGTAACAGTGTCAAGAGGTTGAAATTAGACACTGACCACGAGGAAAAGAATCCAG AAAAGCCCTCGTGTgtgtccctggggagcagctcgGTGGGAGGCTCCACGGTGCACTGTCCCTCAGCTGCCGTGTGCATCGGGATCCTGCCCGGCCTGGGCGCCTACTCGGGCAGCAGCGACTCCGAGTCCAGCTCGGACAGCGAGGGCACCATCAACTCCACTGGCAAGATTGTCTCCTCTGTCTTTCGTGGCAACAGCTTCTTTGATGGTCCATAA